The Globicephala melas chromosome 20, mGloMel1.2, whole genome shotgun sequence genome contains a region encoding:
- the NKIRAS2 gene encoding NF-kappa-B inhibitor-interacting Ras-like protein 2 isoform X3, producing MGKSCKVVVCGQASVGKTSILEQLLYGNHVVGSEMIETQEDIYVGSIETDRGVREQVRFYDTRGLRDGAELPRHCFSCTDGYVLVYSTDSRESFQRVELLKKEIDKSKDKKEVTIVVLGNKCDLQEQRRVDPDVAQHWAKSEKVLPAVLISCQHPPRKASLLSNRHYREDLKCPPSHS from the exons ATGGGGAAGAGCTGCAAGGTGGTCGTGTGTGGCCAGGCTTCTGTGGGCAAAACTTCAATTCTGGAGCAGCTTCTGTACGGAAACCACGTAGTGG GTTCTGAGATGATCGAGACGCAGGAGGACATCTACGTGGGCTCCATTGAGACTGACCGGGGGGTGCGGGAGCAGGTGCGTTTCTACGACACCCGGGGGCTCCGAGATGGGGCTGAGTTGCCCCGGCACTGCTTCTCCTGCACTGACGGCTACGTCCTAGTCTACAGCACGGACAGCCGAGAGTCCTTTCAGCGCGTGGAGCTGCTCAAGAAGGAGATTGACAAATCCAAAGACAAGAAGGAG GTCACCATCGTGGTCCTTGGCAACAAGTGTGACCTGCAGGAGCAGCGGCGTGTAGACCCGGATGTGGCTCAGCACTGGGCCAAGTCAGAGAAG GTCCTCCCGGCTGTTCTCATTTCATGCCAGCATCCCCCAAGGAAGGCCTCGTTGCTGAGTAACAG GCACTACCGGGAGGACCTGAAATGCCCGCCCAGCCATAGCTGA
- the NKIRAS2 gene encoding NF-kappa-B inhibitor-interacting Ras-like protein 2 isoform X1: MGKSCKVVVCGQASVGKTSILEQLLYGNHVVGSEMIETQEDIYVGSIETDRGVREQVRFYDTRGLRDGAELPRHCFSCTDGYVLVYSTDSRESFQRVELLKKEIDKSKDKKEVTIVVLGNKCDLQEQRRVDPDVAQHWAKSEKVLPAVLISCQHPPRKASLLSNRSASLWLSFQPNSLGSDARRDGGVSPVFSDDPPVVAA; encoded by the exons ATGGGGAAGAGCTGCAAGGTGGTCGTGTGTGGCCAGGCTTCTGTGGGCAAAACTTCAATTCTGGAGCAGCTTCTGTACGGAAACCACGTAGTGG GTTCTGAGATGATCGAGACGCAGGAGGACATCTACGTGGGCTCCATTGAGACTGACCGGGGGGTGCGGGAGCAGGTGCGTTTCTACGACACCCGGGGGCTCCGAGATGGGGCTGAGTTGCCCCGGCACTGCTTCTCCTGCACTGACGGCTACGTCCTAGTCTACAGCACGGACAGCCGAGAGTCCTTTCAGCGCGTGGAGCTGCTCAAGAAGGAGATTGACAAATCCAAAGACAAGAAGGAG GTCACCATCGTGGTCCTTGGCAACAAGTGTGACCTGCAGGAGCAGCGGCGTGTAGACCCGGATGTGGCTCAGCACTGGGCCAAGTCAGAGAAG GTCCTCCCGGCTGTTCTCATTTCATGCCAGCATCCCCCAAGGAAGGCCTCGTTGCTGAGTAACAGGTCGGCTTCCCTTTGGCTGTCATTCCAACCCAATTCCCTCGGGTCTGATGCAAGGAGAGATGGGGGGGTGTCTCCTGTCTTCAGTGATGACCCTCCAGTTGTTGCTGCCTGA
- the NKIRAS2 gene encoding NF-kappa-B inhibitor-interacting Ras-like protein 2 isoform X2 — MGKSCKVVVCGQASVGKTSILEQLLYGNHVVGSEMIETQEDIYVGSIETDRGVREQVRFYDTRGLRDGAELPRHCFSCTDGYVLVYSTDSRESFQRVELLKKEIDKSKDKKEVTIVVLGNKCDLQEQRRVDPDVAQHWAKSEKVKLWEVSVADRRSLLEPFVYLASRMTQPQSKSAFPLSRKNKGSGSLDG; from the exons ATGGGGAAGAGCTGCAAGGTGGTCGTGTGTGGCCAGGCTTCTGTGGGCAAAACTTCAATTCTGGAGCAGCTTCTGTACGGAAACCACGTAGTGG GTTCTGAGATGATCGAGACGCAGGAGGACATCTACGTGGGCTCCATTGAGACTGACCGGGGGGTGCGGGAGCAGGTGCGTTTCTACGACACCCGGGGGCTCCGAGATGGGGCTGAGTTGCCCCGGCACTGCTTCTCCTGCACTGACGGCTACGTCCTAGTCTACAGCACGGACAGCCGAGAGTCCTTTCAGCGCGTGGAGCTGCTCAAGAAGGAGATTGACAAATCCAAAGACAAGAAGGAG GTCACCATCGTGGTCCTTGGCAACAAGTGTGACCTGCAGGAGCAGCGGCGTGTAGACCCGGATGTGGCTCAGCACTGGGCCAAGTCAGAGAAGGTGAAGCTTTGGGAGGTGTCGGTGGCTGACCGCCGTTCACTGCTGGAGCCCTTCGTCTACCTGGCCAGCAGGATGACCCAGCCCCAGAGCAAGTCTGCCTTCCCCCTCAGCCGCAAGAACAAGGGCAGCGGCTCCTTGGATGGCTGA